One window of the Pseudarthrobacter sp. ATCC 49987 genome contains the following:
- a CDS encoding IS110 family transposase: MNKRTYVGLDVHARSVKGCAIDRETGEILRQSLAANDAGVAEWVSGLPGPVLVVYEAGPTGFGLARLLVGAGIECLVVAPSKLQRPPGDRVKTDARDAEHLARLALLGQITSVRVPGRADEAARDLVRAREDVRADLMRARNRVSKLLLRHGLVYSGGHAWTDAHHTWLHRQRFDDPALQAAYEACLEAAELTLDRRNRLDAKITALAATDRYAPVVHALMCLRGISVLTAFGLAVEIGDWTRFTGSTIGAYLGLVPSEHSSGASRSQGGITKTGNIHARRLLVEAAWHHRRPYTHASRDMRARWDAADEVSRVRGHQGNHRLHHRWDQFEARHKRRVIANVAVARELAGWCWSLAAQVQREQPWTDE; encoded by the coding sequence ATGAATAAGCGTACTTACGTCGGTTTGGATGTCCATGCGCGCAGTGTGAAGGGCTGCGCGATCGACCGTGAAACGGGCGAGATCCTGAGGCAGAGCCTGGCCGCCAACGATGCCGGGGTCGCCGAGTGGGTTTCCGGGTTGCCGGGCCCGGTCCTCGTTGTCTATGAGGCAGGGCCAACCGGATTCGGATTGGCCCGGTTACTGGTCGGTGCAGGGATCGAGTGCCTGGTTGTGGCGCCCTCGAAGCTTCAGCGGCCGCCCGGGGACCGGGTGAAGACCGATGCGCGCGATGCTGAGCATCTGGCCCGGTTGGCCCTGCTCGGACAGATAACGTCCGTGCGGGTTCCGGGCCGTGCGGATGAAGCAGCCCGGGATCTGGTGCGTGCCCGTGAGGACGTCCGCGCGGATTTGATGCGGGCCAGGAACCGCGTTTCCAAGCTCCTGCTGCGCCATGGCCTGGTCTACTCCGGCGGCCATGCCTGGACCGACGCCCACCACACCTGGCTGCACCGGCAACGATTCGATGACCCTGCCCTGCAGGCCGCGTACGAGGCCTGTCTGGAAGCGGCAGAACTGACACTGGACCGCAGGAACAGGTTGGACGCGAAGATCACGGCCCTCGCTGCGACCGACCGCTACGCCCCCGTGGTCCACGCTTTGATGTGCCTGCGCGGGATCTCGGTGCTCACCGCTTTCGGCCTCGCGGTGGAGATTGGTGACTGGACCCGCTTCACCGGCTCTACGATCGGCGCGTATCTGGGTCTGGTTCCCTCGGAGCATTCATCCGGCGCTTCCCGGTCCCAGGGCGGGATCACTAAAACCGGCAACATCCATGCCCGCCGCCTGCTGGTCGAGGCCGCCTGGCACCATCGCCGCCCCTACACCCATGCCAGCCGGGACATGCGCGCCCGCTGGGACGCAGCCGATGAGGTCTCCCGGGTCCGCGGCCATCAAGGCAACCACCGGCTGCATCACAGGTGGGACCAGTTCGAAGCCAGGCACAAACGCCGGGTCATCGCTAACGTCGCCGTCGCCCGCGAACTGGCTGGCTGGTGCTGGTCTCTCGCCGCCCAAGTCCAACGGGAGCAGCCATGGACCGATGAATAG
- a CDS encoding class II fumarate hydratase: MTSTEELNTEEFRIEHDTMGEVRVPVNALYRAQTQRAVENFPISGKTLERAHIEALARVKKAAAQANAELGVLDGELAQAIADAADEVATGKYDGDFPIDVFQTGSGTSSNMNTNEVLAELATRALKAAGSDKVVHPNDHVNASQSSNDVFPTSVHVAATSALINDLIPALGYLAESLERKAVEFKDVVKSGRTHLMDATPVTLGQEFGGYAAQVRYGVERINASLPRVAEVPLGGTAVGTGINTPAGFPERVIELLAADTGLPLTEARDHFEAQANRDGLIEASSQLRNIAISFMKINNDLRWMGSGPNTGLGEISIPDLQPGSSIMPGKVNPVICEASIMVCAQVIGNDTAIAWSGTNGAFELNVGIPVMAANLLESVRLLANTSRVMADKMIDGITANVERARFLAEASPSIVTPLNKFIGYENAAKIAKKSVAEGLTIRETVVAMGFLERGELTEEQLDTALDVMSMTRPPHKA, from the coding sequence ATGACTTCCACAGAAGAGTTGAACACCGAAGAGTTCCGCATTGAACACGACACGATGGGCGAAGTCCGCGTCCCCGTGAACGCCCTGTACCGTGCCCAGACACAGCGTGCCGTCGAAAACTTCCCGATCTCCGGCAAGACCCTCGAGCGCGCCCACATCGAAGCCCTCGCCCGCGTCAAGAAGGCCGCAGCGCAGGCCAACGCCGAACTCGGAGTGCTCGACGGCGAGCTCGCCCAGGCGATCGCGGACGCTGCCGATGAGGTCGCCACCGGAAAGTACGACGGCGACTTCCCGATCGACGTCTTCCAGACCGGCTCGGGCACTTCCTCCAACATGAACACCAACGAGGTGCTTGCCGAACTGGCCACCCGCGCGCTCAAGGCCGCCGGCAGCGACAAGGTGGTCCACCCCAACGACCACGTCAACGCCTCACAGTCCTCCAACGACGTCTTCCCCACCTCGGTCCACGTGGCTGCCACGTCCGCACTGATCAACGACCTGATCCCGGCACTGGGCTACCTCGCGGAGTCCCTGGAGCGTAAGGCCGTCGAGTTCAAGGACGTCGTGAAGTCCGGCCGCACCCACCTCATGGACGCCACGCCGGTGACGCTGGGCCAGGAGTTCGGCGGCTACGCCGCGCAGGTCCGCTACGGCGTCGAGCGCATCAATGCCTCCCTCCCCCGCGTCGCTGAGGTTCCGCTCGGCGGCACCGCCGTCGGCACCGGCATCAACACCCCCGCCGGCTTCCCGGAGCGCGTCATCGAACTGCTGGCCGCCGACACCGGGCTGCCGCTGACCGAGGCCCGCGACCACTTCGAGGCGCAGGCCAACCGAGACGGCCTGATCGAGGCGTCCAGCCAGCTGCGCAACATCGCGATCTCCTTCATGAAGATCAACAACGACCTTCGCTGGATGGGCTCCGGCCCCAACACCGGCCTCGGCGAAATCTCGATCCCGGACCTGCAGCCGGGCTCCTCGATCATGCCCGGCAAGGTCAACCCGGTGATCTGCGAGGCCTCCATCATGGTCTGCGCCCAGGTCATCGGCAACGACACCGCCATCGCCTGGTCCGGCACCAACGGCGCCTTCGAGCTCAACGTCGGCATCCCCGTGATGGCCGCCAACCTGCTCGAGTCCGTGCGCCTGCTGGCCAACACCAGCCGCGTCATGGCGGACAAGATGATCGACGGCATCACCGCCAACGTCGAGCGCGCCCGCTTCCTGGCCGAGGCTTCGCCGTCGATCGTCACGCCGCTGAACAAGTTCATCGGTTACGAGAACGCCGCGAAGATCGCGAAGAAGTCCGTGGCCGAGGGCCTGACCATCCGCGAAACTGTGGTGGCGATGGGCTTCCTGGAGCGCGGCGAACTGACCGAGGAGCAGCTGGACACCGCCCTGGACGTTATGTCCATGACCCGTCCGCCGCACAAGGCCTAG
- a CDS encoding MDR family MFS transporter — protein MSSTASITPAAEPLLLTQKRIWIIFSALIAGMLLSSLDQTIVSTAMPTIVGKLGGVEHQAWITTAYLLATTIVMPIYGKFGDILGRRNLFLVAIALFTLASIGCAFATDFWGFVIFRAVQGLGGGGLMILSQAIIADIVPAKDRGKYMGPLGAIFGLSAVAGPLLGGYFVDHLTWEWAFYINIPIGIAAFTIAWFTLTLPNKKAEKRIDILGVLLLSAATTCLIFFTDFGGKKDEGWDSPLTWAFGAGMVLAAVAFVLMERRAEDPIIPLSLFRNRIFVNSTAIGFTLGLGMFAAIAFVPTFLQMSSGTSAAESGLLMLPMMVGLMGMAIFSGIRISKTGKYKMFPILGAVLTIAAMLWLTTLTAATPIWIICVQLFIFGAGLGSIMQVIVLVVQNSVPAEQIGTATSTNNYFREVGASLGVAVFGSIFTARLSESLSRAFTGAGATAEQASQSTRTLDPQALSQLPAQLKDAIVNAYADSLAPVFWYLLPFLGIALVLALTLKQIPLSDTAGMVARGEAVGGEEAERLEAERHAGVTSPPEPVPDAPADDELHSLHR, from the coding sequence ATGAGTTCCACCGCCAGCATCACACCGGCAGCCGAGCCGCTGCTGCTGACCCAGAAACGCATCTGGATCATTTTCTCCGCCCTGATCGCCGGCATGCTGCTCTCCAGCCTGGACCAGACGATTGTCTCCACCGCCATGCCCACCATCGTCGGCAAGCTCGGGGGCGTGGAACACCAGGCGTGGATCACCACCGCCTACCTGCTGGCCACCACCATCGTGATGCCGATCTACGGCAAGTTCGGCGACATCCTGGGCCGCCGGAACCTGTTCCTGGTTGCCATCGCCCTGTTCACGCTGGCCTCGATCGGCTGCGCCTTCGCCACAGACTTCTGGGGCTTCGTCATCTTCCGCGCCGTCCAGGGCCTGGGCGGCGGCGGGCTCATGATCCTCTCGCAGGCCATCATCGCCGACATCGTCCCGGCCAAGGACCGCGGCAAGTACATGGGCCCGCTGGGCGCCATCTTCGGCCTGTCCGCCGTCGCCGGCCCGCTCCTGGGCGGCTACTTCGTGGACCACCTGACGTGGGAATGGGCCTTCTACATCAACATCCCGATCGGCATCGCGGCGTTCACCATTGCCTGGTTCACGCTGACCCTGCCCAACAAGAAGGCCGAAAAGCGGATCGACATCCTGGGTGTGCTCCTGCTGTCCGCGGCCACCACCTGCCTGATCTTCTTCACTGATTTCGGCGGCAAGAAGGATGAAGGCTGGGATTCCCCGCTGACGTGGGCCTTCGGCGCCGGCATGGTGCTTGCCGCCGTCGCCTTCGTCCTCATGGAGCGCAGGGCCGAGGACCCCATCATCCCGTTGAGCCTGTTCAGGAACCGGATTTTCGTCAACTCCACGGCGATCGGCTTCACCCTTGGCCTGGGCATGTTTGCCGCCATCGCCTTTGTCCCCACGTTCCTGCAGATGTCCTCCGGGACCTCCGCGGCGGAGTCCGGCCTGCTGATGCTGCCCATGATGGTGGGGCTGATGGGCATGGCCATCTTCTCGGGCATCCGCATCTCCAAGACCGGCAAGTACAAGATGTTCCCGATCCTTGGGGCCGTCCTCACCATTGCCGCGATGCTGTGGCTGACCACGCTCACCGCCGCGACCCCCATCTGGATCATTTGCGTCCAGCTGTTCATCTTCGGGGCCGGACTCGGCTCCATCATGCAGGTGATCGTGCTGGTGGTGCAGAACTCCGTTCCCGCCGAACAGATCGGCACGGCCACTAGCACCAACAACTACTTCCGTGAAGTGGGCGCCTCGCTCGGCGTCGCGGTCTTTGGTTCCATCTTCACCGCCCGGCTCTCCGAGTCCCTGTCCCGGGCGTTCACCGGAGCGGGCGCCACGGCGGAGCAGGCGTCGCAGTCCACCCGCACCCTGGACCCGCAGGCCCTCAGCCAGCTCCCGGCCCAGCTCAAGGACGCAATCGTCAACGCCTACGCCGATTCACTGGCCCCCGTGTTCTGGTACCTGCTGCCGTTCCTCGGGATCGCCCTGGTGCTCGCGCTGACCCTGAAGCAGATCCCGCTCTCGGACACCGCCGGCATGGTGGCCCGCGGCGAGGCCGTGGGCGGCGAGGAGGCCGAACGCCTTGAGGCCGAACGCCACGCCGGAGTCACCTCGCCTCCGGAGCCGGTCCCAGACGCGCCGGCAGACGACGAACTCCACAGCCTGCACCGCTAG
- a CDS encoding IS481 family transposase yields MVHRNARLTPAGRSILVQRLLGGRPVAHVAKEMGVSRACAHRWLKRYVEHGWDGMEDRSSRPHSCPHATPEAKIEDVLAAREKHREGPVELAERCKVPARTVSRIIARAGLPRLWELDPISGERIRAGRATDHRYERDTAGELLHIDVKKLGGIANGGGWRVHGRSEAVRGRGIGYDYVHVAVDDHSRLAYVEVLPDEKGPTCARFLTNAAAFMAANGAPVREVMTDNALAYIRSADFATAIADLGAKHRRTKPRSPWQNGKAERFNRTLQEGWAYKNAYDSSDDRTQALTGWLDFYNHRRNHPSADVTNLLAEYS; encoded by the coding sequence ATGGTCCACCGTAATGCCCGTCTGACTCCTGCCGGTAGAAGCATCCTTGTCCAGCGTCTTCTGGGCGGCCGTCCCGTGGCGCATGTGGCGAAGGAAATGGGTGTTTCCCGCGCATGCGCCCACCGGTGGCTCAAGCGCTATGTCGAACACGGCTGGGACGGGATGGAGGACCGGTCCTCACGCCCGCATTCGTGCCCGCACGCCACCCCCGAGGCGAAGATCGAGGACGTGCTCGCGGCTCGGGAGAAGCACCGCGAAGGCCCGGTCGAGCTGGCCGAACGCTGCAAGGTCCCGGCCCGCACGGTCTCTAGGATCATCGCCAGGGCCGGGCTGCCCCGGTTGTGGGAACTGGACCCGATCAGCGGCGAACGCATCCGGGCCGGCCGGGCCACCGACCACCGTTACGAACGCGACACCGCCGGAGAGTTGCTGCATATCGACGTCAAGAAACTCGGCGGCATAGCGAACGGCGGCGGCTGGCGGGTCCATGGCCGCAGCGAAGCCGTCAGAGGCCGCGGCATCGGGTACGACTACGTCCACGTCGCCGTGGATGACCACTCCCGCCTGGCCTACGTTGAGGTCCTGCCCGACGAGAAAGGGCCGACCTGCGCCCGGTTCCTGACCAACGCCGCGGCGTTCATGGCCGCGAACGGGGCACCGGTGCGCGAAGTCATGACCGACAACGCCCTGGCCTACATCCGGTCCGCGGACTTCGCTACGGCCATCGCGGATCTCGGCGCCAAACACCGGCGCACCAAACCGCGCAGCCCGTGGCAGAACGGCAAGGCCGAGCGGTTCAACCGCACTCTCCAGGAAGGCTGGGCCTATAAGAACGCCTATGACTCCAGCGACGACCGCACACAGG
- a CDS encoding TetR/AcrR family transcriptional regulator translates to MNESAIIEGGLRERKRAATRAAITAVARSLTAAHGLNGYTVEEVCERTGISRRTFFNYFPTKEDAIIGHVDDDFPAAVVSRFVAGGAGSPAGAISPTLLSDLVQLSLDLSEQMTAGEEETRQLIGVIQKEPQLMLRIIGASEQREAEFARMLAARESVPPDHPVVRMAVLLLGNIARKTSAAYFSADNTRPYEDMLLENVAAARSLFCQPLDIAPSVSTEGPQ, encoded by the coding sequence GTGAATGAAAGTGCAATTATTGAGGGCGGACTCCGCGAGCGCAAGCGCGCCGCGACGCGGGCGGCGATCACCGCCGTCGCACGTTCCCTGACGGCAGCGCATGGCCTGAACGGCTACACGGTGGAGGAGGTCTGCGAACGGACGGGAATCTCCCGCCGGACGTTTTTTAACTACTTCCCCACCAAGGAAGACGCCATCATCGGACACGTCGACGACGACTTCCCGGCCGCCGTCGTCAGTCGCTTCGTGGCGGGCGGGGCCGGCTCCCCGGCCGGCGCGATCTCCCCCACCCTGCTGTCGGACCTCGTGCAGCTCTCTCTTGACCTGTCCGAACAGATGACCGCCGGCGAGGAAGAAACCCGCCAGCTGATCGGCGTCATCCAAAAGGAACCCCAGCTGATGCTGCGGATCATCGGCGCCTCGGAACAGCGCGAAGCCGAATTCGCCCGAATGCTCGCGGCCCGGGAAAGCGTCCCGCCGGACCACCCGGTGGTCCGTATGGCCGTCCTGCTCCTGGGCAACATCGCCCGGAAGACGAGCGCCGCCTACTTCTCCGCGGACAACACCCGCCCCTACGAGGACATGCTGCTCGAAAACGTCGCAGCCGCCCGCTCACTTTTTTGCCAGCCCCTGGACATCGCCCCGTCCGTCTCCACCGAAGGACCCCAATGA
- a CDS encoding carbonic anhydrase, translating into MATYLTPALAWRRLREGNARFVSGNSSHPNQDASRRSSLVENQHPFAVIFGCSDSRLAAEIIFDLGLGDAFVVRTAGHVIDDAVLGSLEYSVSVLSVPLIVVLGHDSCGAVTATKNAMETGLMPVGFMRSLVERITPSVLTSLRNNQNDINDMVVENVKQTSQRLVDSSRVISEAVEGGRAAVIGLAYSLSDGRADLVSGIGEL; encoded by the coding sequence GTGGCCACCTATCTCACCCCCGCCCTTGCCTGGCGCCGCCTCCGCGAAGGCAACGCGCGTTTCGTTTCAGGCAATTCTTCCCATCCCAACCAGGATGCGTCCCGGCGTTCCTCCCTCGTGGAGAACCAGCACCCCTTTGCGGTAATCTTCGGCTGCTCGGATTCCCGGCTGGCCGCTGAAATCATCTTCGACCTCGGCCTTGGCGATGCATTCGTGGTCCGCACCGCAGGCCATGTGATCGACGACGCCGTCCTCGGCTCGCTCGAATACAGCGTCAGCGTCCTGTCGGTGCCGCTGATCGTCGTCCTCGGGCATGACAGCTGCGGCGCGGTCACGGCCACCAAGAACGCCATGGAGACCGGGCTGATGCCCGTGGGCTTCATGCGCAGCCTCGTCGAGCGCATCACCCCGTCGGTGCTGACCTCGCTGCGCAACAACCAGAACGACATCAACGACATGGTGGTCGAGAACGTCAAACAGACGTCGCAGCGGCTCGTGGACAGCTCGCGGGTCATTTCCGAGGCAGTTGAAGGCGGCCGGGCCGCGGTAATCGGCCTTGCCTACAGCCTGTCCGATGGCAGGGCCGACCTCGTTTCCGGAATCGGCGAGCTCTGA